The DNA sequence GAAATCCTGGACCATAttgttttagattttaaattttttgattaatttccTGGACTTTGTTTGCATCTAGAGTAGTGGTATCAGTATGAAATGGTTATTTGTTTATCTAAATTGGTAAATAAATTAGCTATTACactttggtttgattttcattttcggAGGTGTTAATAAGTTTTGCCTTTAATTAGTGTTTGAAAATTTAGTATTGAGTCATGTAGAGGCTAGCTATTTTTCATTCCACAGTTCTTATATGTGAACTGAAGATTTCAATTCTAATTTGAACACGGATTCTTGCACTATACTATACTGCTTTGCAGTTTAATTACTTGATTTATTCTTGGGAATTCAGGTGTTAACAGTCCCTTATAACTTCCACGTCGTAGATTAAATTGTCAACTGCTTGGAACTAAAGCTAACTAATATAACTGTTTTGTTGACAAATAGCGAGCATCAAGCTATGTTAGCTTACAGCATCCTTGCTAACTGGGTgcctttttttaataaataaagttgtttataaattttttttcatatggAGTTATGGACCTAGCCATAAGTGGGAATCTAGGAATTGTACACAAGGAACCTGTATAGGTATTGAAGTGATGGTTCcgtttttaaatgcaattttaTGGATCTTTACCTTATGTTCACATCTTAACATGTTGGTGTGTTTCAGAGTCCTAAGAAGTTAAATTTGGTGGCTGCATTGGTCCGCGGAATGCGTGTTGAAGACGCCCTGTTGCAGTTGCAAGTGACAGTGAAGAGAGCGGCTAAAACTGTATACCAGGTTATACATTCAGTTCGCGCCAATGCAACACACAATCACGGACTTGATGCTGACCGCCTTCTTGTTGGTAATATTCATGTTTTCTCTTGTTTCAAATTCTTCACTCCACCGCACTGCTTCTTATTTGGTCGTTATGCAGCGGAGGCATTTGTTGGCAAGGGAACCCATCTGAAGAGGGTATCATACCATGCCAAGGGTAGATCAGGCATAAGAGAGAGAGCAAGGTGTCGGCTGACCGTGGTGGTAAGAGAGATAACTGCAGACGAGGAGGCGGAGATAGCTAAGTTGAAGGTGCACAACTTCCGCAAGCTTACTAAAAGAGAGAAGCGCCTTGTTCCTCATACACTCATCGAGACCACTCCCGTTTGGGATCGCAAGAACAGATCCCGAAGCCAAGAATCAGCTGCATTCAATTAGTTCACAAGTCAAACTGCTCCAAATTCAAGTTGATCATCTGCTTTCTGCTGCTGCATTTTTCtgcaatcaaaatttgaagacAGGTGGTGGCTAATGAAACTTTAACTTTGTTTTGAGGTTTATCAACAAATGGTTGTATTTTAAAACAGGTGGTGGCTAATAATGTCATACTAGACCCAGCAAatggttgaatttttttggatgaggTGAGATGCTTGTATTTAATGTGCtttcaaatatgaaatgaGTGAGCTGTCCAATTTTGCCACAACTATTTCAACTGTTTTTTCTAAATAGTTTTTAAATCCACTTTTTGTATTCCCCTAACGTGCTTCACCTACTTGTGGcatatattgaatatttacataaatatatggAAGAAATTATCTACAACAAAACAAAGTTTAGTTAATAAGTACTTATAGTATTAGTAACTGTTTTAGGcgagtatttgttttttaaaaaggaataAGGATCAATAGAAAAACTATCCCCCTTAAGGAATTTTGAATCAATAtagattatttatttgtgtatgaTTTATGGTCGCCATAAATGAATATACTATCATAGGgtaaaatacattaatatgTGGATACATTATTATGACATATGCCCAGGATTGTTATTATTAGTTATTTGTCTATTTGAAAATGGAACCAGACCTAATACGCCACTATCATAGGGTAAAATACATCATTATGTGGATATATTATTGTGACATATACCCAGTATTGTTATCATTagttattttactttttaaaaatggaaccAGACCTAATATGACGCCTAACCATTTAAGGGTGGTtgttaaataatagtatagcctaaattttgaatatcatGGCCACTTTACTTAGTAGCTGAAGTCAAAATTCTTAACTAATTGTAGgtgaatttttagtttaaagCTAATTTAACaacacttataattttttctcaataaataattaaatacattagcTAGCTTCATTCTCATTCAATCCTTTAATACTAAATCAGCTTTGGCCTTTGGTAATACACTGCAATTTTAGTTCATCGATACTTTTACTCGAAATATTGAGTGAATAATGGAGAAAATTACAagcaatatttataatatttgttaaaTTGAACTAAAATGTTGCCATGAAATTCAGCTCCAGATTATATCTGTAAGGACCAATTAATATGCTTGTGATCAGGAACGACAATTTAACCCGAAATCCGTAAGTTGACCCAAATAGCTTGACAAATATATAGAGGTTAGTCgtctataaaattatgaagatAGACCAAATTCTTGTTTATCCcacacttttcaaaatttgcatgacaaatcatgaagtttcaaaattctcaattgttcctaaatttattttattttatttatatatttttagttaattagaCTCAATGATGTCGTTTTGCCATCTATGTCGTCACatcaatacatatttaaagCACTATTCATTGGCATCACCAGATTTTACATGCGTGTACCATTTTAGCGTCGAATTTGGCCGGAAAATAATCATTATAGAACAaaccagaatttgaccaaacttttAGATTTTATAGGCAATTAACTCTTTATAAAGCTaaggtgatttttttttttttggatatggAGAAATaggtaagaaaaaaaaaaaaaaaaacgtagggtgaaaatttataacctgAATGACACGAATTAGCTTCCCTACTTTGCGTGTTCGTGATGATATCATTTTAGTTGGTCGGTTAGCTTTGCTACATTTACAACTGACGTATCCCACATGTGATTATTTATTAGTCATTTATGAACACAAAAAGTATAacaagaaagataaaaagagCTATCAGCATTGGTACAACAATTTTGTTCCTTTCTCTAAACAGCTGGAACAATACTGGGATTAAGTTGACcttgaattaaaaaagaagagCAGTCTGACTAAGACATGCTTTAACCAAGTCGGAATGTCTTAATTATGCAAGTACAACTTCAACTCTGAAGTGGTTAGCCATGAAGAATATATGGGACTAATCaatgaatgcatttattgGACTTGATTAGTGATGATGATTTCGGAGCGGTAATTCTACACCCTCAccaactaattaatttcttatatatgGCTAAACAGAATGACAcgcacacaccacacacatacagctgaatatttttatatgtttggctttgttttatttcttggaTTTTGGAGGAGTGAAAAAATGCAGCATTGTTGAATTTCGTCACGTTCAAGAAAAGGGCCCCAATCAGCTGAAGCTGTCTCCTTCCTTTTTGTTTTGAGATCTGCAACTCTTTCtgtcaaaatcaaatcctagATTTTGTTCAACTCCAAATACCAGCTGGGTTTTGTTTCAAATGTAAGACCATTTCCTGATGCATTTGGTTTTGATTCGTGTGTGTTTGTGGGTGAAGTTGTAATAAGAGTGAATTTGAGATTGTGGGCTTGGTTTCTGTGtgaatttttgttaaaaagatGTAATTTTTGGCAACATTCACACAGCTTGGATGATTTGATCCGTAGAAGAAATGAACTTTTGTATGTGGTAATAATGCACACACACCTCAAAATCTGTATGCAATTTTTGTGTTCAAGAAAGCTTCCTTGGAATTGTCTCAGATTGCACTCTACATCTCTGTATATATTTGTGTC is a window from the Salvia hispanica cultivar TCC Black 2014 chromosome 1, UniMelb_Shisp_WGS_1.0, whole genome shotgun sequence genome containing:
- the LOC125196056 gene encoding 50S ribosomal protein L22, chloroplastic-like; the encoded protein is MAGWQRHLQSLVRQVAKRYECSRGASFSTFNQAKDSRVSGALPSLTSLRNSLFPPVSTSPSLYTQKLGFSSSRSLLAAEGTPTSSPLIPALPSSTGTGNTETQRAISKAEKVQAVLKGIKMSPKKLNLVAALVRGMRVEDALLQLQVTVKRAAKTVYQVIHSVRANATHNHGLDADRLLVAEAFVGKGTHLKRVSYHAKGRSGIRERARCRLTVVVREITADEEAEIAKLKVHNFRKLTKREKRLVPHTLIETTPVWDRKNRSRSQESAAFN